In the genome of Streptomyces sp. SAI-127, the window GCGGCCGCCTGCCCCCGGGGGGCCGTGGTCCGTCGTCCGGTGTGCCCTCGGTGCGCCAGGGCTGGTCGGGGGCTTTGCGCGCCGGAGCGGCATTGCTCATATCTGGACGTTACGGCAGACCTCGGACCTCGGCACGCGCTGAGGGCGCCCTCCGGCAGGGAGGACGCCCTCGAAGTCGTACGGAACTCAGCCCATGAACTTCTTGAACTCGTCCGGCAGCTCGAAGTCCTGCGGGGCCTGCTGGCCGGGCACGCCGAAGGCGCTGCCCGCCTGGGCGGCCCTGCGCTCGGCCTCCTCCTGCTCCTGCTGCTTGCGCTTCATCGGGTTGCCGGAGCGCTGCTTGCCCTTGGCCTTCTTCGGCTGCTTCTTGGCGCGGCCGGGGCCGCCGCCCATGCCCGGGACACCCGGCATGCCCGGCATCCCGCCGCCCTGGGCCATGCGCGACATCATCTTGCGGGCCTCGAAGAACCGCTCGACGAGGTTCTTGACCGCGCTGACCTCGACGCCGGAACCCTTGGCGATACGGGCGCGGCGCGAGCCGTTGATGATCGTGGCGTCGGCGCGCTCGGCCGGGGTCATCGACTTGATGATGGCGGCCGTGCGGTCGACGTCCCGCTCGTCGAGGTTGTTGATCTGGTCCTTGATCTGGCCCATGCCCGGGAGCATGCCGAGCAGCTTGGAGATGCTGCCCATCTTCCGGACCTGCTCCATCTGGGCCAGGAAGTCGTCCAGGGTGAAGTCCTGGCCCTTCTTGGACGCCAGCTTGGAGGCCATCTTCTCGGCCTCTTCCTGACTGAACGTCTTCTCCGCCTGCTCGATCAGGGTGAGCAGGTCACCCATGTCGAGGATGCGGGAGGCCATCCGGTCAGGGTGGAAGGCGTCGAAGTCCTCGAGCTTCTCGCCGTTCGACGCGAACATGATCGGCTTGCCGGTGATCTGCCGGATCGACAGGGCCGCACCACCGCGGGCGTCACCGTCGAGCTTGGAGAGCACCACGCCGTCGAAGCCGACGCCGTCGCGGAAGGACTCGGCGGTGTTGACCGCGTCCTGGCCGATCATCGCGTCGACGACGAAGAGGATCTCGTCGGGCGAGACGGCGTCGCGGATGTCCGCGGCCTGCTGCATCAGTTCCTGGTCGATACCCAAGCGGCCGGCGGTGTCCACGATCACGATGTCGTGGACCTTGGACTTCGCGAACTCGATGGAGTCCTTGGCGACCTTGACCGGGTCACCGACGCCGTTGCCCGGCTCGGGCGCGTAGACCGCGACACCGGCGCGCTCGGCGACGACGCTGAGCTGGTTGACGGCGTTGGGACGCTGGAGGTCGGCGGCGACGAGCAGCGGCGAGTGGCCCTGCTCCTTCAGCCAGTGGCCGAGCTTGCCCGCGAGGGTGGTCTTACCGGCACCCTGGAGACCCGCCAGCATGATCACGGTGGGCGGGTTCTTGGCGAACCGCAGCCGCCGGGTCTCGCCGCCGAGGATCGTGACGAGCTCCTCGTTCACGATCTTCAGGACCTGCTGCGCGGGGTTCAGCGCCCGCGAGACATCGGCACCGAGGGCACGCTCCTTGACGTTCTTGATGAACGTCCGGACGACCGGGAGGGCCACGTCCGCTTCCAGGAGGGCGATCCGGATCTCGCGCGCGGTGGCGTCGATGTCCGCCTCGGAGAGCCGTCCCTTGCCGCGCAGGTTCTTGAAAGTCGCTGAGAGGCGATCGGAAAGAGTATCGAACACGGCGCTCGCGGTCCTCGGGGTCGGTGGCAGCTGGGAATCGCCCTCCAGGGTATCCCGGCGACACACGTAGCCGGGATCCCCCGGTCAGCCCCGCAAGGTCTCCTCCAGCTTCCGGGCCACGGAAGCCGCTTCGCCGGCCCCGAGCGGGGCGCCCTTGGCGTCGGTGACGTAGAAGGCGTCCACCGCGTTGGCGCCCAGCGTCGACACGTGCGCGCTGCGCATCCGCACCCCGGCGTCCTCCAGCGCGCGTCCGATGCGGAACAGCAGTCCCGGGGCGTCCTGGGCCCGCACCTCGATCACCGTCGCGTGCCGGGAGGCCGCCGGAGCGACCGTCACGCGGGCGGCGGGCGCGATGACGCCCCGGCGCCTCGGATACGCGGCGTCGCGCTCGGCCAGGCGCCCGGCGACGTCCAGCGAGCCGTCCAGGGCCCGTACGAGATCGGCGCGCAGCCGGGCGGCCTGGGGCAGCGAGCCGTACTGGGCGGCGACCCGCCAGTTCAGCAGGAGCACGGAGCCCTCGACACCGTCGGGCAGGTCCAGGGCCCGCAGCTCCGCCGTGCGGACGGTCAGCCGGTGCACGGCCAGCACTCCGGCGACGGCGGGCAGTACGCGCGGCTGGTCCGGTACGGCGATGAGGAGCTCCACGCCGAGCGGCTCGGGGTCCCCGGCGGGCTGGCCCTCCGCGACAGCCGGCGACTCGGTCTGCGCGCGCAGGGACAGCACCGGGCTGCCGGTCGCCACCGCCTCGATGGCGAGCCGTTCCTGCTCGGCGGTGGGCGCGGCGGCCTCCGGCTCGTCGAGGTCGTCCCCGGCGAGCACGGCGGCCACCCTCTTGACCAGGTCGGCGACGAGCGAGCCCCGCCAGGACGACCAGGCGGCCGGCCCGGTGGCCAGGGCGTCCGCCTCGGTCAGCGCGTGCAGCAGCTCCAGCGTGCCCTGCGA includes:
- the ffh gene encoding signal recognition particle protein, with protein sequence MFDTLSDRLSATFKNLRGKGRLSEADIDATAREIRIALLEADVALPVVRTFIKNVKERALGADVSRALNPAQQVLKIVNEELVTILGGETRRLRFAKNPPTVIMLAGLQGAGKTTLAGKLGHWLKEQGHSPLLVAADLQRPNAVNQLSVVAERAGVAVYAPEPGNGVGDPVKVAKDSIEFAKSKVHDIVIVDTAGRLGIDQELMQQAADIRDAVSPDEILFVVDAMIGQDAVNTAESFRDGVGFDGVVLSKLDGDARGGAALSIRQITGKPIMFASNGEKLEDFDAFHPDRMASRILDMGDLLTLIEQAEKTFSQEEAEKMASKLASKKGQDFTLDDFLAQMEQVRKMGSISKLLGMLPGMGQIKDQINNLDERDVDRTAAIIKSMTPAERADATIINGSRRARIAKGSGVEVSAVKNLVERFFEARKMMSRMAQGGGMPGMPGVPGMGGGPGRAKKQPKKAKGKQRSGNPMKRKQQEQEEAERRAAQAGSAFGVPGQQAPQDFELPDEFKKFMG